A genomic stretch from Achromobacter spanius includes:
- a CDS encoding sugar phosphate isomerase/epimerase family protein: protein MIQTGIFSGYFPYELERTAKVIRSHGFNTVQLDLHFKDMELGPGQLTAQKCTQIRDTFRNYNLPVSCISAYTNIVHPDPAERQRRNGYLKEILTHARQLGSPYVISETGTFATDSDWVHHPRNKTEEGWDQCRKVIAELSQHAYDHGAVFLLETYVNNVVGSVEETLRMFAEVDHPGLGLLMDPTNYFEAHNIDQMDRTLNQVFDALSDKICIAHAKDVKRSGDDKSEKHSDIGDEGAAESHTFRGVGEIELPAPGLGALNYDLYLQRLAKKHPNIPIIIEHLTEDDVPRAKTFLDERLRANGL from the coding sequence ATGATCCAGACCGGAATCTTCTCGGGCTACTTTCCCTATGAGCTGGAGCGCACAGCCAAGGTGATCCGCTCGCACGGCTTCAACACTGTGCAGCTGGACCTGCATTTCAAGGACATGGAGCTCGGCCCGGGGCAGCTGACCGCGCAGAAATGCACCCAGATCCGCGACACCTTCCGCAACTACAACCTGCCGGTGTCCTGCATCTCGGCCTATACCAATATCGTTCATCCCGATCCCGCCGAGCGCCAACGCCGCAATGGCTATCTCAAAGAGATCCTTACGCACGCGCGCCAGTTGGGCTCGCCTTACGTGATCTCGGAAACCGGTACGTTCGCCACCGACAGCGACTGGGTGCATCACCCCAGGAACAAGACCGAGGAAGGCTGGGACCAGTGCCGCAAGGTGATCGCCGAGCTGTCGCAACATGCCTATGACCATGGCGCGGTGTTCCTGCTTGAGACCTACGTGAACAACGTGGTGGGATCCGTCGAGGAAACGCTGCGCATGTTCGCCGAAGTGGATCACCCTGGCCTTGGCCTCTTGATGGATCCGACGAACTACTTCGAAGCGCACAACATCGACCAGATGGACCGCACGCTCAATCAGGTGTTCGACGCGCTCTCCGACAAGATCTGCATCGCGCATGCCAAGGACGTGAAGCGCTCGGGCGATGACAAGTCGGAAAAGCACAGCGACATTGGTGACGAGGGCGCGGCCGAGAGCCATACCTTCCGTGGCGTGGGCGAGATCGAGCTGCCTGCGCCGGGCCTGGGCGCGCTGAATTACGACCTGTACTTGCAGCGCCTGGCGAAGAAGCACCCCAACATTCCCATCATCATCGAGCACTTGACCGAAGACGACGTGCCGCGCGCCAAGACCTTCCTGGACGAGCGGCTGCGCGCGAACGGCCTGTAG
- a CDS encoding Gfo/Idh/MocA family protein has protein sequence MSHPTLVPDPPVRERRFRIGCIGAGMIMAECHLAAYQQAGFTVTAIASRTHSKAAKVAERYGIPLVHENPLALIADPQIEIVDIAYPPDQQPALIRAALRAPHVRGVLAQKPLALSLDEARALRDEARAAGKILSVNQNMRYDQSMRTLKQLLDQGVLGTPVFAQIDMHAIPHWQDFLRGYDRLTLSNMSVHHLDALRYLFGEPTEITSITRPDPRTEFAHQDGLVSTTLRFGNGLLALSLEDVWSGPRAEGYPDDQHIRWRVEGTEGVARGTIGWPTGEPSTLSYASRAAQGHTDGRWVTPTWDTMWFPHAFIGVMEQLQYALASGTEPALSVTDNVRTMALVEAAYTSIAEGRTVRLPAVE, from the coding sequence ATGTCGCACCCTACCCTGGTGCCCGACCCGCCCGTTCGGGAACGGCGCTTTCGCATCGGCTGCATCGGCGCCGGCATGATCATGGCCGAGTGCCATCTGGCGGCCTACCAGCAGGCCGGCTTCACGGTGACGGCGATCGCGTCGCGTACGCACAGCAAAGCGGCCAAGGTCGCCGAACGCTACGGCATCCCGCTAGTGCATGAGAATCCCCTGGCCCTGATCGCCGATCCACAGATCGAGATCGTGGACATCGCGTATCCGCCCGACCAGCAGCCCGCGTTGATTCGCGCCGCATTGCGCGCTCCGCACGTGCGCGGCGTGCTGGCGCAGAAGCCCCTCGCCCTGTCGCTGGACGAAGCCCGCGCCTTGCGCGACGAGGCGCGGGCCGCCGGCAAGATCCTGTCGGTGAACCAGAACATGCGCTACGACCAATCGATGCGCACGCTCAAACAACTGCTGGACCAGGGCGTTCTGGGCACGCCGGTGTTCGCGCAGATCGACATGCACGCCATCCCGCACTGGCAGGATTTCTTGCGCGGCTATGACCGGCTGACGCTCTCTAACATGAGCGTGCATCACCTTGATGCCCTGCGTTATCTGTTTGGCGAGCCCACCGAAATCACCAGCATCACCCGCCCCGATCCGCGCACCGAATTCGCGCATCAGGATGGGCTGGTGAGCACCACGCTGCGCTTTGGCAACGGCCTGCTTGCGCTGTCGCTCGAAGATGTGTGGTCGGGCCCACGGGCCGAGGGATACCCCGACGACCAGCACATCCGCTGGCGCGTGGAAGGCACCGAGGGCGTCGCGCGCGGCACTATCGGCTGGCCCACCGGCGAGCCGTCGACCCTAAGCTACGCCTCGCGCGCGGCCCAGGGCCATACCGACGGGCGTTGGGTAACCCCCACGTGGGACACGATGTGGTTTCCGCATGCCTTCATCGGCGTGATGGAGCAGTTGCAGTACGCGCTGGCCAGCGGCACCGAGCCTGCGTTGAGCGTGACCGACAACGTACGCACGATGGCGCTGGTCGAGGCCGCGTATACGTCCATCGCCGAAGGCCGCACAGTACGGCTGCCGGCTGTTGAATAA
- a CDS encoding aldose 1-epimerase family protein: protein MPDIYGTWMTRRDVEARTGQLAQFAGVRLMTLDDGLERGIRMLEFRSGTGLRFTVLVDRAMDIADCEYRGLAMGWQSPSGYRHPGLHDYEGEGGLGWMRSFSGLMITCGLDHILFMYDAPADNYVYGPRKIAKQSIHGRVGTIPARLSGYGERWDGDRCVLWAEGVVSQGTVFGEHLELHRRIEIEVGTNDIKLSDRVVNRGFYRTPHMLCYHINLGYPVLDADSRYLAPIRDVVWAAHEETYREQGVGYRRMPAPQLGFHEQVWQHEMAAADDGSVPVALVNDKLALGMQVSTFKHQFPCQYQWQNLQSGQYAMGIEPSTNHVLGQGAARERNELIWLEHGEERRYDTTFSVLGSPADIAACEARIRAIAVQPEADYPPLSGRFAPIAGRT from the coding sequence ATGCCTGACATTTACGGAACCTGGATGACGCGCCGCGACGTGGAGGCGCGCACCGGGCAGCTTGCGCAGTTTGCCGGCGTACGCCTGATGACGCTGGACGACGGGCTGGAGCGCGGTATCCGCATGCTGGAGTTCCGCAGCGGCACGGGCCTGCGTTTTACGGTGCTGGTGGATCGCGCGATGGACATCGCCGATTGCGAATACCGTGGCTTGGCCATGGGATGGCAGTCGCCGTCGGGCTATCGCCACCCCGGCCTGCATGACTATGAAGGCGAAGGCGGACTGGGCTGGATGCGCTCGTTCTCGGGCCTCATGATCACCTGCGGGCTGGACCACATTCTGTTCATGTACGACGCACCGGCCGACAACTATGTGTACGGCCCGCGCAAGATCGCCAAGCAGTCCATCCATGGCCGCGTGGGCACCATTCCGGCGCGCCTGTCCGGCTACGGCGAACGCTGGGACGGCGATCGCTGCGTGCTGTGGGCGGAGGGAGTCGTAAGCCAGGGCACCGTGTTCGGCGAGCACCTGGAGCTGCACCGCCGCATCGAGATCGAGGTGGGCACCAACGACATCAAACTGTCGGATCGCGTGGTGAATCGCGGCTTCTACCGCACGCCGCACATGCTCTGCTATCACATCAACCTGGGCTATCCGGTGCTGGACGCCGACTCGCGCTATCTGGCGCCGATCCGCGATGTGGTGTGGGCCGCGCACGAGGAAACCTACCGCGAGCAGGGCGTGGGCTACCGCCGCATGCCGGCGCCACAGTTGGGCTTTCATGAGCAGGTGTGGCAGCACGAGATGGCCGCCGCCGACGACGGCAGCGTCCCGGTGGCCCTGGTCAACGACAAGCTGGCCCTGGGCATGCAGGTCAGCACCTTCAAGCATCAATTCCCTTGCCAGTATCAATGGCAGAACCTGCAATCGGGCCAGTATGCGATGGGCATCGAGCCCTCGACCAACCATGTGCTGGGCCAGGGCGCGGCGCGTGAGCGCAACGAGCTCATCTGGCTTGAGCATGGGGAAGAGCGCCGCTACGACACCACGTTCAGCGTGCTGGGATCGCCCGCCGATATCGCGGCATGCGAAGCACGCATCCGCGCGATCGCGGTGCAGCCCGAAGCCGATTATCCACCGTTGTCGGGGCGCTTCGCGCCCATCGCGGGGCGCACATGA
- a CDS encoding SDR family NAD(P)-dependent oxidoreductase, with the protein MSARFSLQGRRVLYTGAAGGFGVDTTLALLEAGAHVIALDNHAGHIDRLRSTVPARFSDQLHVLQADLSDASALQSHLEQLTAQGPIDVVINNAAIYPSRPFEEYSDAELARVHRVNVEAAIQIVRAALPGMREQQWGRVINISSITLSGGWENLLPYVQSKGAMVGATRAFAREFGKWGITVNAISPGAFPTDAEKIHPDPEGYNRMVLERQSVKRRGHAGDIAAAIIFLASDEAGFISGQTLAVDGGWVMH; encoded by the coding sequence ATGAGCGCGCGCTTCTCATTGCAAGGCCGTCGCGTGCTTTACACGGGCGCGGCGGGCGGCTTCGGTGTGGACACCACGCTTGCACTGCTGGAAGCGGGCGCCCACGTGATCGCGCTCGACAACCACGCCGGGCATATCGATCGCTTGCGCAGCACCGTGCCGGCGCGGTTCTCCGACCAGCTTCACGTCCTGCAGGCCGATCTTTCCGACGCCAGCGCGCTGCAGTCGCACCTTGAGCAGTTGACCGCCCAGGGCCCGATCGATGTGGTCATCAACAACGCGGCGATCTACCCCTCGCGCCCGTTCGAGGAATACAGCGACGCAGAGCTGGCGCGCGTGCACCGCGTGAACGTGGAGGCGGCGATTCAGATCGTCCGCGCGGCGCTGCCCGGCATGCGCGAACAGCAGTGGGGCCGCGTCATCAATATCTCGTCGATCACGCTGTCCGGCGGCTGGGAAAACCTGCTGCCCTACGTGCAATCCAAGGGCGCGATGGTGGGCGCCACGCGCGCCTTCGCCCGCGAGTTCGGCAAGTGGGGCATCACCGTCAACGCCATCTCGCCGGGCGCATTTCCCACCGACGCCGAGAAGATCCATCCCGATCCCGAGGGCTACAACCGCATGGTGCTTGAACGCCAGTCGGTAAAGCGCCGCGGGCACGCGGGTGACATCGCCGCGGCCATCATTTTCCTTGCCTCGGACGAGGCGGGCTTCATTTCCGGACAGACGCTGGCAGTTGACGGCGGCTGGGTCATGCATTGA
- a CDS encoding CaiB/BaiF CoA transferase family protein, which yields MSILSGYKVLDCSIAMAGPFAAQRLGDLGADVIKIEPPTGEWQRHAPAGGITGNKINVSFLSLNRNKRSLAIDLKSAGGKEIIQKLAAQADVFIQNYRPGVAGRLGVDYETLSALNPRLIYVSMSGFGEDGPYATRPGQDLLLQAMSGAMLSSGRAGEAPRAAGQYVVDAVTAYCAFEGVLAALLHRERTGEGQKVEVNMLDAITTIQMQELSVYTVGHKPQVRSAEPHAHVYIRAPYGTFATSDGYLALAMPDMKVLARVTEEPRLAEYTDERDGWEKRDEIYALVRDTLAKASTADWFAKLDAAGIWCSPVYGYADLVDDPQIAHNGTFVEYEHPTEGKIKTPGFPIRFSKTPSQVLRGAPLTGQHTDEVLRDFGFSADEIAAHAASGAVLRGTSE from the coding sequence ATGAGTATTCTTTCTGGCTACAAGGTTCTGGACTGCTCCATCGCCATGGCGGGGCCGTTCGCGGCGCAGCGCCTGGGCGACCTGGGCGCCGACGTGATCAAGATCGAGCCGCCCACCGGCGAATGGCAGCGGCACGCGCCGGCCGGCGGCATCACGGGCAACAAGATCAACGTGTCCTTTCTCTCGCTGAACCGCAACAAGCGCTCGCTTGCGATCGACCTGAAGAGTGCCGGCGGTAAAGAGATCATCCAGAAGCTCGCGGCGCAGGCCGATGTGTTTATCCAGAACTACCGTCCGGGTGTCGCCGGCCGTCTGGGTGTGGACTACGAGACTCTGTCGGCGCTGAACCCGCGCCTGATCTATGTATCGATGTCGGGCTTCGGCGAAGACGGCCCCTATGCCACGCGCCCCGGTCAGGACCTGCTGTTGCAGGCGATGTCGGGCGCCATGCTGTCGTCGGGCCGCGCGGGCGAAGCGCCCCGCGCGGCGGGCCAGTATGTGGTCGACGCCGTCACCGCGTATTGCGCCTTCGAAGGCGTGCTGGCCGCGCTGCTGCACCGCGAGCGTACCGGCGAAGGCCAGAAGGTCGAGGTCAACATGCTGGATGCGATCACCACGATCCAGATGCAGGAGCTCTCGGTCTACACCGTGGGGCACAAGCCGCAGGTGCGCAGTGCCGAGCCGCATGCCCACGTGTACATCCGCGCCCCCTATGGCACCTTCGCGACCAGCGACGGCTATCTGGCGCTTGCCATGCCCGACATGAAAGTGCTGGCGCGCGTGACCGAAGAGCCGCGCCTGGCGGAGTACACCGACGAGCGCGACGGTTGGGAAAAGCGCGACGAGATCTATGCGCTGGTGCGCGACACCCTCGCAAAGGCCTCGACGGCCGACTGGTTCGCCAAGCTCGATGCCGCCGGCATCTGGTGCAGCCCCGTCTATGGCTACGCCGATCTGGTCGACGATCCGCAGATCGCCCACAACGGCACCTTCGTCGAGTATGAGCATCCGACCGAAGGCAAGATCAAGACGCCAGGTTTTCCGATCCGCTTTTCCAAGACGCCAAGCCAGGTGCTGCGCGGCGCACCGCTTACCGGCCAACACACCGACGAAGTGCTGCGCGATTTTGGCTTCAGCGCCGACGAGATCGCCGCGCATGCGGCCTCGGGCGCGGTGCTGCGTGGAACCTCGGAATGA
- a CDS encoding enoyl-CoA hydratase/isomerase family protein: MSALVNLSIDGHVAIIELNRPEKLNAMTPEMADLLIAAVEQCNTDSQVRAVILTGAGPKAFCAGSDITELDRYATPWDFRNRLDYCDCVRMLKKPTVAAINGYTFGGGLEMALACDIRIASDNARLGAPEIKLGWIGGGGMTAQLVHAVGPSNAALMVLTGDPIRAEQALAWGLVSEVVPQEQLRERAQALAATIASRAPIAAETARVNLRAALSMPLEKAVEYERDLQAICFATADAKEGRKAFEEKRAPKFERR; the protein is encoded by the coding sequence GTGAGCGCACTCGTCAATCTCAGTATCGATGGCCATGTCGCCATCATCGAACTCAATCGTCCCGAGAAGCTGAACGCGATGACGCCCGAGATGGCCGACCTGCTGATCGCGGCGGTAGAGCAATGCAACACCGACTCGCAGGTGCGCGCGGTGATCCTGACCGGCGCGGGCCCCAAGGCCTTCTGCGCCGGCTCGGACATTACCGAGCTTGACCGCTACGCCACGCCCTGGGATTTTCGCAATCGGCTTGACTACTGCGACTGCGTGCGCATGTTGAAGAAGCCCACGGTGGCGGCGATCAACGGCTATACCTTCGGCGGTGGCCTCGAGATGGCGTTGGCCTGCGATATCCGCATCGCCTCCGACAACGCGCGCCTGGGCGCGCCCGAGATCAAGCTGGGCTGGATCGGCGGCGGCGGCATGACGGCGCAGCTTGTCCATGCGGTCGGCCCAAGCAACGCCGCACTGATGGTGCTGACCGGCGACCCTATCCGCGCCGAGCAGGCGCTGGCCTGGGGCCTGGTGAGCGAGGTGGTGCCGCAGGAGCAGTTGCGCGAGCGCGCGCAAGCGCTTGCCGCCACCATCGCCTCGCGCGCGCCTATCGCGGCCGAGACGGCACGTGTCAATCTGCGCGCCGCGCTGTCGATGCCGCTTGAGAAGGCCGTGGAATATGAGCGCGACCTACAGGCGATCTGCTTCGCCACCGCCGACGCCAAGGAAGGCCGAAAGGCATTTGAAGAAAAGCGCGCGCCGAAGTTCGAGCGGCGCTGA